The following proteins are encoded in a genomic region of Kosakonia oryzae:
- a CDS encoding DUF2766 family protein has translation MSQNLSADQELVSDIVACQLVIKQILDVIDVIAPVEVREKMSHQLKSIDFTTHPAATDPVTRRAIQKAIALIELKFTPQGEAH, from the coding sequence ATGTCACAGAATCTCTCCGCCGACCAGGAACTGGTATCCGATATCGTTGCCTGTCAGCTCGTCATCAAACAGATCCTCGACGTTATCGACGTCATCGCGCCGGTTGAAGTGCGTGAGAAAATGTCTCACCAGCTTAAGAGCATCGATTTTACTACCCACCCGGCAGCGACCGACCCGGTTACCCGCCGTGCAATCCAGAAAGCTATCGCCTTAATTGAACTGAAATTTACCCCTCAGGGTGAAGCTCACTGA
- a CDS encoding DJ-1 family glyoxalase III produces MKKVAVLLAPGFEEAEAIITIDILRRLNIEVETLACAESRAVVSYHAIPMVADSTLVERQATLYDAIVLPGGPQGSANRATSQAVVQFVEQHDTAGKLICPICSAAARVLGGNGLLKGRRYVCSGDLYETVHDGEYVDAPVVEDGNLISGKGLGLAFDFALTIAARLQGDDTAARNQADHIYYSW; encoded by the coding sequence ATGAAAAAAGTGGCGGTGTTGTTGGCGCCCGGTTTCGAAGAAGCAGAAGCGATTATCACCATTGATATCCTGCGTCGCTTAAATATTGAAGTCGAAACACTGGCCTGCGCGGAGTCCCGCGCGGTGGTCAGTTATCACGCTATTCCGATGGTTGCAGACAGCACACTGGTTGAGCGTCAGGCTACGCTGTATGACGCCATCGTCTTACCCGGCGGGCCGCAGGGCAGCGCGAATCGGGCCACCAGCCAGGCGGTGGTGCAATTTGTTGAACAGCACGACACTGCCGGCAAGTTAATTTGCCCTATCTGTTCCGCTGCTGCGCGCGTGCTGGGCGGCAACGGCTTGCTGAAGGGCCGCCGCTATGTCTGCTCCGGCGATCTGTACGAAACAGTCCATGATGGTGAGTATGTTGACGCGCCAGTGGTGGAAGATGGCAACCTGATTAGCGGCAAAGGTCTCGGGCTGGCTTTCGATTTTGCGCTGACGATTGCCGCGCGTTTGCAGGGGGACGACACTGCGGCGCGCAATCAGGCCGATCATATCTACTATAGCTGGTAA